TATGAACTATTCTATGCATGCTTGGCTGAACTGCATACTTCAAAAATGCTGGTTAAAACTCAAAATTGATACGCAGATTGGTTAAGGGTGTGTTTATACAAAAGTTGGACCCAAGCGTAAAGGGATGTTCACCTAATTGAAGGAGAGTCCTCTCCGTTTTCTTCCTAGGAAAGTCCAACCGCAATCTCCAAGGACACACCAACACCATGTcttgtttttcctttcctttgtcTTTCAAGGCTAATCACTAGTGCACGTTATAATATAAAGTGtaataatagttattaattagaaaattaatggTTGAGGTATACTTTATTCTCTAAAGTATAGTCATGGTCTACAGATCTTTCTAACCAAAAAggttttcataaaaaagaattaatccAATTTATTTCCTATAAAGTCCTACTTGGCTAGGTTTGGTGGGGACTAAATCATGAGTCCTTATTAATTAGGTGACCTAACCTATTTCTACCCATAGATTAGATTTACcatcaattatatcaaaattgtgattttgttaaaacaaaaatatggaaATTACTTTTGCTTTTGAAAGTATGTTAgggttaaaattgaaaaatattatcttttatattagttaactttttttattaagttttatttaaaatattctttcaaACGTAATTTTCTTCACTTAAAGTATGTTTTTAACAAcagttaattttgaaaaattaaaattatcgaAAATTAGATTTATAAATACGTATTCAAACGCATTATCCAAAAAAAGGCGTAGGCTTTACCAATTCTTGTActcactttgatttttttttttttgtttgataaagGTGTGCAAATGTCTTCTTTTGTCTCCGAACAataatatactttattttttaaatgctaaACAACCTTTATTCGCtacaaaatatatagaataAATCATTAATGGATTTTATAtctaaaagtattattttttgtattgatttgtttctaattaaaaattatataagtcatttttaagtattagaaattaagaaatttcctaattattaaaaaatatttaaattaatctcTTAATGTaagcaaaatattaatttaagaattaaattgatAGATAACACTTAAAATTTATACAGTATTATTATTTAAGATATATTTAAGTAAGAAAGTATTtggaatttataaaaaaaaagatttaaatactcttttcatttctgtaatttagtatatttttttcattttgtcctcataatatatttttttattttaattcttgtaaaacatattttttttaactttggtccttaaaatattttaaataatatttttttactgtttaaaaagtaaatagtatttaaatgaaataaaattaaaaaaaaaactaaattgtaAGAAggaaataagtatttttaaaaaaaatgtcatgtttCACGCTTTGCATTGGCACTTGCCATATTTCACTTTCTCGTGCCGTCCGATCCAACACTCCATCTCAACTCgaagatatttatttttctacatattttatttccttaaaaTATTAGCAACTCGggaagatatttatttattcatttgtttaTCCTCGTATTCAAAACCCAAGAAGATATTTATGCCGTCCGTCACTCAATTCGGTCACAGTCTCCAATCACCACTCGCCAACTCCCCATGCCCGTCAAATTACTCCACCCTCATTGGACCGTCACCATCCAATCTCACCCACCAAATTCAGCGGGAAAACCGCCATTGCTGAGTCAATGCTCAATGCTTCTAAGTCTTCAATGCCGCAACAAGAAGCGCCACCACAAATTACATAGTAACTCTTTTTCTCGAATCCACAGAGTGAGACTCATCGTGTGAACAACGATAACGGCATGTTTGAGCGTACTTGAAAAATTTGAGCGGCCATGGACGAAACCGCCGTAACGACGAAGCCTGATTGGCTCAACAACCGCGCGAGGGTCGCCGGAGAGAGAACCGAAGAATTTTTCTGTGGCGGCGACGACGAAGAGGAATGCGACGACGAGGCTTGGGACATGTTGACTCGGAGCTTCTGGCAGGCGCAGACTGTGCTGGACGAGAACCGTGCGCTGATCGACGAAGTGAACAGCAACCACGAGTCGAAGATTCCTGACAACATGGCGAAGAACGTTGGCCTCATTACTCAGATCCACGGTAACATCTCCAAGGTTCGCTCTATTTACTCCGATTTATCTGTAAATTTCCCCAACATTATTCGCCAGCGCGGCGTCGCCGCCGTCAACCACCGCAATCGCGACGGCGACGTCGAAGAGGATGAAGATGAGGCGGAGAACTCGGAGGAGAATTCCGCGGAGCACGTGCTGGATAAATCGGAGTAATTCTTTGTTTCCTTACATATGTTATATGATTGTTGTTGCCTTGTCCAATGCATCCTAGGGTATCATGTGATGTAGTTGGTGAAATTTGAAATAGAATGATTCGGTTTGTGCTAGTGCCTGTTTTAGTGTGAGGTTGTTTGAGAAATCTATCTGTGCTTATTCCTGGTTGtgcttttgtgttgtttttcttt
The genomic region above belongs to Glycine max cultivar Williams 82 chromosome 14, Glycine_max_v4.0, whole genome shotgun sequence and contains:
- the LOC100793086 gene encoding protein ELF4-LIKE 1 isoform X1, with protein sequence MDETAVTTKPDWLNNRARVAGERTEEFFCGGDDEEECDDEAWDMLTRSFWQAQTVLDENRALIDEVNSNHESKIPDNMAKNVGLITQIHGNISKVRSIYSDLSVNFPNIIRQRGVAAVNHRNRDGDVEEDEDEAENSEENSAEHVLDKSEEVLWNWEVGKGKGTGQGLNLCVVFAMVKIETASAL
- the LOC100793086 gene encoding protein ELF4-LIKE 1 isoform X2, producing the protein MDETAVTTKPDWLNNRARVAGERTEEFFCGGDDEEECDDEAWDMLTRSFWQAQTVLDENRALIDEVNSNHESKIPDNMAKNVGLITQIHGNISKVRSIYSDLSVNFPNIIRQRGVAAVNHRNRDGDVEEDEDEAENSEENSAEHVLDKSEMVELMAVGMRSTLSAHRY